The Sabethes cyaneus chromosome 1, idSabCyanKW18_F2, whole genome shotgun sequence DNA segment accatagaaaatattgtttaagcGGAAATGGCGGCATTGCCACCGCGTAAAAATCCTACGCCAACTAAACTCTCAAAGCAACACCTTACACCGTTGCAAATCCTGCTTCAAATGGGATTTCCTAAGCATAGAGCGTAAAATGGAGTTAACAGTGGCAAACCAATCGACtacaaatattttcatttcagtgAAAAAGCGCTAGCTGCAACTGGAAATCGTGGTGTACAACTGGCCTCTGACTGGTTGTTAGCGCACGTCAATGACCCGTCATTGGACGAATGTTCACCACGAGAATACATTTTGTACGCATGTCCGACCGGTCCATTCCTCCAACAGTTGGAAAGCTTTTGGACACAATCACATGAACTATGTGGATGGAATGGAGCACACAATTTTATACCGCATATCACGCTCGTATCATTCTTCAAAGCACCAGACGAATGTGCACCTCAATTAtcgaaagcattgaaggaactTATGGCTTTACCAGGAGCTCACATCGATAGGCCGATTTCTTTGGAACTATACACCAGCCCTAATTTTATGGGCTTCTTTGTTGTCGAAGATGACGCTAATTATCTAAAACGCCTTGCGCTTCAATATGTCAAAGAAGTGTCTCATTCAAGTAAGCAATGTCACATCAATGGTTCAAGTATATTAACTTAGTAATAACATTAGAATTATCATTAGCACATTGGGGTTTACTAATCTATCTACATATGCAATCTGTTTCTATACCTTTTCTCGTATACTCTTAGTAATCAGCGATACCTACGAACAATTAGACGCGCTAGTTACCTGTTTCCCATGGTGCGGGGGAGTAACATCAGCCCGTTGTATACCTCGTAGCAGCCGATGTAAGCATAAATTCTACAATTTGTCCAGCAAGCACGTTTAGGCCATATTGGTGATGGAACCTGTAGTCGTGATTTCTATGATTTTGAACGCTCCCGTTATTCCACTGTAACATTCTGTTAGTATGATGATTTCTTCACATTTACTCttattttattagaaaatagtCAGTAAAACGTGTAATGGTTGAATTGTTTACTGTCGGTTTGAGAAACTTAAAATTACGCTCACATAAATTATATATTACAGCGATTTCACTAGAGCCACACGTGAAATCATTACACCTTACTCTAGCATACCAATTTTCCCCAAATCAGTTCAACGCGCTAAAGCAGTTGGTGGAAAACTTGGACAGTTCATTTACCAGCGCGAACTGGGAACTGCGATTATATTCTCGAGATTCTCGTCTAGCTACGAAACAGGTGAGTTAAAACTTAGccggtgaatatttaaaaaccCGATTATATCCGTCTAGTGGTGCAAGAAACCTTTGAACCAAAAGCCTAATAAAAAAATACGGGTCAAAAGTTTTCTGAaaatgaataagtttacaaaatttgaacgaaatcggagtatttttaaattttgaaatcctTTTTTCATGGAATTTAGCACCCATTTTTACTGTGTGAACTGCTTCCTGTCTCACCCATTTTTGGGCAAATGCGTTGAAAAATAGTGGATTAACGAAGACATTGTCTTCCACTTGAATTCCAGGGATTTGGTGAAATAGCAACTGATTTGCATAGTAGGGATGGTGTCCCTTAACGCTGGAATATGTCAACTACAGGTTCTAAATGCAGgttctcatttctaaatacagggatacctcgatataaaacaatttattattttaaaaagttgtcttatatcgaaacatgatttattaaaaaaaatgcattacCTAGCAGTTGGCAATtatgctctgtgttgtgtgtttacgttttttgaactccTGCTATTGTTATTTATTGTTTGAGTTACTAGTTTGTTACATTGTTTAGacatattttgaaataatgaacatcacCATGAACGCTTTTAGAATggtaaattagctctggtatcgttaccaactatgtcaagcGAATTTGTATTACATCGTGGTAAAAATcaaggttgttttataacgaggctgtcttatatcgaggtacgCCCTATTGAAACTCTTCGTTACTCTTGATGAAAAAAATaagtttaatggaaaatgaagtCTTGCATCACAGACTTGCATGGTATctaatatatctgcaaaattttattccaatCGCATTTGAGCTGGAAATACTCATAAATGAAACTGAAACCTTGGTATTTTCTTCGTTCAAATATTTCCTTCAAATTTGATAATAGTGATCAAATCTTGCTCATATTACAGGTCCATAAGGTTCTATATCCACACACGCCAAGAGAACTAGACGAACTGGAGCTAAGAATAGGCGATTACATCTACATGACGCCAGAAGCAATTCAGAATTCAACTGACGGATGGGTTGAAGGAATCTCTTGGCTTACGGGCATTAGCGGTTATCTACCTGAAAACTATACCGAGAGAACAGCGGAGTCGGATGCGTGGACTATGCATCGTACCGTACCGTTATGCGATGTATCTCCGGATTTTGAATCTGGCTCAGATGCAGTAGATGGAGTACGGATCGATGTACAAACAGCTGCTTTTAATCGGGCCGGTATAGATAACCACGATATTGAATCGCAAGAAACAGGTATGTGCAttattataacaaaaaatttaatCCAATCACCTATGAACCGACTTGAAACCCTAATCATGTTCTTTAAAAGTCGCAGAACATTAACTCTGTATGCACAACCAATCACTATTTCTATTGCAAAGTCATAGAGCGGTTCTGGCACATCTTTATCTATGTTATATGGTCAACATGTaccttttttcttttaattttaagcactCGCTCTATTGTAACTGTGAGTTTTACTATCAATCACTCGGCCATTCCAAGCGTACTTCATATATTAAACTGAATTACCTTGCTAACTATTAATCCATGCACTCACACAAGGTTTACTAATTGTCAACTGTGCACCGCGAGACGACTGTGCTCTTGGGGTAAATCATGGCATACCTACTCACAAATTTTGGCATGCTACGCGTATACAGTAATATCAGTTATGCGAGTTAGCTTTAGGGTAACAATCATAATAAAAATATGGTGAGGCACACGTCACACAGTGACCAAACGTCTACTTGCTTGTGTGTTCTGCACGGTCAGAAGTTAGTTGAGTCATAACCGTTAGTCTAGTCTAGTCAGTACTACATCGAACGTCTCATTTACCTACaaagtgaaattaaaagttTCATAGTTGTTCGGATACGAaccaattttctgtagcaaccgATTATTTTTCGGTAATGCTCAAAAAGAAGTGGTGTTACTGTCCCTCCTTTACACCTTCTTCCTATACTACGCCGATCGCATTATACGGTTTAGTAAGTACGTTTCTGCCTAAGGTCAACTTAGGGTGTGCTACCCTACTTTATCTTTCGCGGTTGTAGATAAACGGATTTACGGTTGGTTACGTTAATTATTCTTCACAGGTAAGTATCCCAGGCTACTAGTATTTCAACGGTTACTGTATCACTCAAAACACTAACTTCTACCACTTATCAGGCGCTGTTTCGCGAACCTGGTGCTATTTCGCACGTTGAAAATGGTAAATAGTCGATATTATTCAGAGTTGGCTTTAAAACACTTTCTATTTGTTTTTCACAGCACTTTTGCGATGGCGTTTTTTATTTatcttcgctcttcttttaccctCTAACCAACATAAACGTCATAAGCGATGTTGGCGGTGCTGCCATATATGCGGTATCGTAACACCCCCGCCCGTAACATCTGGAATTTCTAGATTTTCAGATTCTCTAAT contains these protein-coding regions:
- the LOC128738722 gene encoding protein UBASH3A homolog: MAALPPRKNPTPTKLSKQHLTPLQILLQMGFPKHRAEKALAATGNRGVQLASDWLLAHVNDPSLDECSPREYILYACPTGPFLQQLESFWTQSHELCGWNGAHNFIPHITLVSFFKAPDECAPQLSKALKELMALPGAHIDRPISLELYTSPNFMGFFVVEDDANYLKRLALQYVKEVSHSIISDTYEQLDALVTCFPWCGGVTSARCIPRSSRSISLEPHVKSLHLTLAYQFSPNQFNALKQLVENLDSSFTSANWELRLYSRDSRLATKQVHKVLYPHTPRELDELELRIGDYIYMTPEAIQNSTDGWVEGISWLTGISGYLPENYTERTAESDAWTMHRTVPLCDVSPDFESGSDAVDGVRIDVQTAAFNRAGIDNHDIESQETVSIGQAEIQKCNDTLPTASNEKQADNTMPPENLYELMEKRTSISIIGTGNNICAESDTEENRPVQEIAAGRRIYVLRHGERIDFTFGTWIPYCFDDIGNYIRKDLNMPKSLPRRKSSLWQRDSPLTNIGRYQARLTGEAMKDAGVRIDHVFSSPSFRCIQTATSILEGLGLKGTHPIHVEPGLFEWLAWYQDGLPEWMSNEELIAADYNITLDYDPISKVNQLKEQLQESLEDFYCRNSAVTEHLIKTTSGNILLVGHATTLDTCTRHVVGEKLRSTNDMSRIMQKVPYCSMAVMESENGTAGWNLVEPPCDPVTHTNNNRFDWKILL